A window of the Lolium perenne isolate Kyuss_39 chromosome 7, Kyuss_2.0, whole genome shotgun sequence genome harbors these coding sequences:
- the LOC127316257 gene encoding uncharacterized protein, giving the protein MLANVIRLCQHPLAVSAPRRGGSRVGKAQNKDMHRQAGALLLDSEYFTDNATHMTKDFRRRFTNNELFMKIVFGLREYGTYFMCKKDCPGLWGFSSVQKYMAAMLCLAYEAPADATDDYLRMTESRCFETFTMFCRAAMQCWARLFEGAK; this is encoded by the coding sequence ATGTTGGCCAACGTTATCCGCCTTTGCCAGCACCCGCTCGCCGTCAGCGCACCTCGACGTGGCGGTTCGAGGGTTGGGAAGGCACAGAACAAGGACATGCATCGGCAAGCCGGCGCACTGCTGCTTGACTCCGAGTACTTCACCGACAACGCAACACATATGACAAAGGATTTTCGGCGCCGATTTacgaacaatgagttgttcatgaAGATTGTGTTCGGCCTCAGGGAGTATGGCACATACTTCATGTGCAAGAAAGACTGCCCCGGCTTGTGGGGATTCTCATCGGTTCAAAAGTACATGGCTGCTATGCTATGTCTTGCATACGAAGCTCCCGCAGATGCAACCGACGACTATCTGCGCATGACTGAGTCGAGATGCTTCGAGACTTTCACCATGTTTTGCAGGGCAGCCATGCAGTGTTGGGCTAGACTATTTGAGGGCGCCAAATGA
- the LOC127311473 gene encoding uncharacterized protein, whose translation MATVTDEAVAVPAVGAGEAEAVMEEKVEVAKEAGAVEEKVEEAKEAGAGEEKAEGDAKKPEAEEEQGTAKAKKPRSRKPRSEGPNHPPYFEMIKEAIMADGKAEASTYAIAKRVGERHGDALPGNYRKVLAVQLRNFAAKGRLVRVKASFRLAPSEEKKASKKRRGTATKKAASNSKKAAPAPAPARARRAKKAAPPAKPKPKPKQPKSIRAGMARKANKASA comes from the exons ATGGCGACCGTGACAGATGAAGCTGTTGCCGTGCCGGCGGTTGGAGCCGGCGAGGCGGAGGCGGTGATGGAGGAGAAGGTGGAAGTGGCGAAGGAGGCGGGTGCGGTGGAGGAGAAGGTGGAAGAGGCGAAGGAGGCTGGTGCGGGTGAGGAGAAGGCGGAGGGCGATGCCAAGAAGCCGGAGGCGGAGGAAGAGCAGGGgacggcgaaggcgaagaagccgaGGAGCAGGAAGCCCCGGTCGGAGGGGCCGAACCACCCGCCCTACTTCGAG ATGATcaaggaggcgatcatggcggatgGCAAGGCGGAGGCGAGCACGTACGCGATCGCGAAGCGCGTCGGGGAGCGGCACGGGGACGCGCTCCCGGGCAACTACCGCAAGGTGCTGGCCGTGCAGCTCCGGAACTTCGCCGCCAAGGGCAGGCTCGTCAGGGTCAAGGCCTCCTTCAGGCTCGCCCCCTCCGAGGAGAAGAAGGCGTCCAAGAAGAGGCGCGGGACGGCGACCAAGAAGGCCGCCTCGAACTCGAAGAAGGCCGCACCGGCCCCGGCGCCGGCGCGCGCCAGGAGGGCGAAGAAGGCGGCGCCGCCGGCGAAGCCGAAGCCGAAGCCGAAGCAGCCCAAGTCGATCCGCGCCGGCATGGCCAGGAAGGCCAACAAGGCCAGCGCCTGA
- the LOC127311471 gene encoding histone H3.3 — protein sequence MARTKQTARKSTGGKAPRKQLATKAARKSAPTTGGVKKPHRYRPGTVALREIRKYQKSTELLIRKLPFQRLVREIAQDFKTDLRFQSHAVLALQEAAEAYLVGLFEDTNLCAIHAKRVTIMPKDIQLARRIRGERA from the coding sequence ATGGCCCGCACGAAGCAGACCGCCCGCAAGTCCACCGGCGGCAAGGCCCCGCGCAAGCAGCTCGCCACCAAGGCGGCCCGGAAGTCGGCCCCGACCACCGGCGGCGTGAAGAAGCCGCACCGCTACAGGCCCGGCACGGTGGCGCTGCGCGAGATCCGCAAGTACCAGAAGAGCACGGAGCTGCTCATCCGCAAGCTCCCCTTCCAGCGCCTCGTCCGCGAGATCGCGCAGGACTTCAAGACGGACCTCCGCTTCCAGAGCCACGCCGTGCTGGCGCTCCAGGAGGCCGCCGAGGCCTACCTCGTCGGCCTCTTCGAGGACACCAACCTCTGCGCCATCCACGCCAAGCGCGTCACCATCATGCCCAAGGACATTCAGCTCGCCCGCCGCATCCGCGGTGAGCGCGCCTAG
- the LOC127311470 gene encoding histone H3.3 — MARTKQTARKSTGGKAPRKQLATKAARKSAPTTGGVKKPHRYRPGTVALREIRKYQKSTELLIRKLPFQRLVREIAQDFKTDLRFQSHAVLALQEAAEAYLVGLFEDTNLCAIHAKRVTIMPKDIQLARRIRGERA, encoded by the coding sequence ATGGCCCGCACGAAGCAGACCGCCCGCAAGTCCACCGGCGGCAAGGCCCCTCGCAAGCAGCTGGCCACCAAGGCGGCGCGCAAGTCTGCCCCGACCACCGGCGGCGTGAAGAAGCCGCACCGCTACAGGCCCGGCACGGTGGCGCTGCGCGAGATCCGCAAGTACCAGAAGAGCACGGAGCTGCTCATCCGCAAGCTCCCCTTCCAGCGCCTCGTCCGCGAGATCGCGCAGGACTTCAAGACGGACCTCCGGTTCCAGAGCCACGCGGTCCTGGCGCTCCAGGAGGCGGCGGAGGCGTACCTCGTCGGCCTCTTCGAGGACACCAACCTCTGCGCCATCCACGCCAAGCGCGTCACCATCATGCCCAAGGACATCCAGCTCGCCCGCCGCATCCGCGGTGAGCGCGCCTAA
- the LOC127311469 gene encoding histone H3.3, which yields MARTKQTARKSTGGKAPRKQLATKAARKSAPTTGGVKKPHRYRPGTVALREIRKYQKSTELLIRKLPFQRLVREIAQDFKTDLRFQSHAVLALQEAAEAYLVGLFEDTNLCAIHAKRVTIMPKDIQLARRIRGERA from the exons ATGGCCCGTACCAAGCAGACCGCCCGCAAGTCCACCGGCGGCAAGGCCCCCAGGAAGCAGCTCGCCACCAAG GCGGCGAGGAAGTCGGCCCCGACCACCGGCGGCGTGAAGAAGCCCCACCGCTACAGGCCCGGGACCGTGGCGCTGCGCGAGATCCGCAAGTACCAGAAGAGCACGGAGCTGCTCATCCGCAAGCTGCCCTTCCAGCGCCTCGTCCGCGAGATCGCGCAGGACTTCAAGACGGACCTGCGGTTCCAGAGCCACGCCGTGCTGGCGCTCCAGGAGGCGGCCGAGGCCTACCTCGTCGGCCTCTTCGAGGACACCAACCTCTGCGCCATCCACGCCAAGCGCGTCACCATCATGCCCAAGGACATCCAGCTCGCCCGCCGCATCCGCGGTGAGCGCGCCTAG